The following is a genomic window from Chryseobacterium sp. StRB126.
AATATTCAGATTTCCAAAGAAGATATGGCTGCATACCTCGGAATTACAGTAAGAAGCTTAAATAGAATCCTGAAGGATCTAAAATAAAAGTTGTTGGAAAATGCAAGGGCGCAAAGGTTTTAAACCAGTTTTATGTATGTTTTTAAGGCGTATTAGAATCGAAGATTCTCAGTAAGGAAAATACGTTTTCAAGCGGTATTTCTTTAAAAAAGATGGATGTTTATATTATTCGTGCATTTGTGGCCATAATATATGCAGTATTCAATTTTATCGAGGATAAAATCTTTGCACCTTAAAAAATTTCCAATATCAAATTTTTTTGGGCCTTTGCGTATTTCAAAAAAAAATATTTTGTTTTATTCTGTAAGATGTGTGTTTTTTTGATGGGTGATTATGGTTTTTTTTGTTTTAGAATTGAATTTTCGATCAAAATTGATAGGGGTATTTTTGAAATTTATTATTTTTGTACCGTAAATATTGAATATAATAACCCATGGGAAATATACAATTCAGAAATGCCGAATTAGCCGATTTAAATAAAATTGTAGCCATTTACAACTCAACCATTGCTTCAAGAATGGTAACGGCAGATGTAGAAGAAGTTTCCGTAGAAAGCAAGATACAATGGTTTAACGAGCATAATTCTGAGACCAGACCCCTTTGGATAGTAGAAGATCTTGATGGACAGATTGTAGGATGGGTAAGCTTCAGTTCATTCCATGAAAGATCTGCTTACAGTGGAACCGTGGAAGTGAGTATTTATCTGGATGAAAGCTGCAGAGGAAAAGGGTATGGCAAAACCATTCTTCAGTATTGTATTGACAATGCCGGGAAATTTGGAATAAATAACCTGGTTGCCCTTATTTTCCTTCACAATGAACCAAGTTTAAAGCTGTTCAGGCACTTTGGATTTGAAGATTGGGGAACACTTCCAGATGTAGCTGTTTTGGATGGTATTGAGAGAAGCCTGAAGATTTTAGGGAGAAGAATTCAATAAAAATATAAAAGGTTATCTTATTTTAGGGTAACCTTTTTCTTTGGTGTTGCATAAAAGTTTCTCGCAGATTTAGTGGATTACGCAGATATTTATTGCGGATATTAGATTTGTATAAAATTCAATAGGGGTGGGCTTTAGCCCATTCATCATAAAAGGTTTTCCTGCCATTGGCTTTAGCCAAAACTTATTTAGAAGACAATGAAACCATTTCTATATTTTTTGCATTAATAATCCGTGGGAAAAATAAAAGGCTGCTTCAATTGAAGCAGCCTTTAGTATATTATGCATTCTGCTTAATTCGCTTAGCGGACATATTCAGGAATCGTTTAACAAGGAATACGGCTGAAACCGTTAATCCTAGTCCAAGAGCGATCCACATTCCGAAAGCTCCCATTTCCAATGTTACACAGAAGAAATATCCTAAAGGAATGGTAATCACCCAATAGGCAATGAAAGTATAAATAGACGGGATTTTTACATCCTGTAAACCTCTCAACATACCTAAGGCTGTTACCTGAATTCCATCAGAAAGCTGGAATAAAGCGGCGATAATCATCAGTTTTGATGCTAGGGTGATTACTTCAACTTCTTCTTTTTTAGTGAAGAAAGTAGGCAATATATTTCTACCTAAAATAAAAAACAATCCACAGATACACATAAAGATAAAAGCAATCTTTAAGTTATTGATTCCTACTTTTCTCAATTCAACGAAGTTCTGTTCACCCAGTTTTCTTCCAATCATCACCGTAGAAGCCACACTGAATCCAACGCAAAGGTTGAACGTAAATGAAGCCATACTCAAAGCGATCTGGTGAGAAGCAATATCATGAGCAGAAATTAATCCGCAGATGAATGCTGCACCGGCAAAAGCAGTTACTTCAAAGAACATTTGTAAAGCTGTAGGTAATCCTAATCTTACCATTTTATCAAACATAGCCTTAGAAAAGTCTTGTACTTTCAAAGAAAAATCTTTGATATAACGTCTCGTTCTTTTTTCCTTCAACAAAACAAAATAAAGGAAAACCACCATAAAAATTCTGGAAATTAAGGTGGCTAAAGCAGAACCTTGTACTCCCATTGGAGGAATTCCCCAAAGCCCTTTGATGAATACGTAGTTTAGGGCAATATTGATGATGTTAGCAATAATGGTAGCCTTGGTAACTCCAATGGTGTAGGATAAGCCTTCTGAAACTTCACGAAGCGTCTGGAAGGCCATAATGGGAATCATACTGACCACCATAATACTTAAAAAGCCTATTGTATCAGGAATGATTTTCTCTGGCTGCCCGGAATGATAGAGTAGAGGCATTACTGCAAATAATACCAGCATCAGGATCATTCCCACAGCCATATTGATGATAAAACCATGACTGAACACAGAATTAATAGTAGCATGATCCTCCTTTGAGTGTGCTTCTGAAACCAATGGCGGTATGGCAAATGAAAATCCAAGAGCCAATACAAATATGGAGAAGAACACCGCATTCCCTAAAGAAACAGAGGCTAATGCATCCGCCCCTAAGAGTTTCCCGACAATGATATTGTCAAATAAATTCACTGAAACTTGCCCTACCTGGGTGAGCATCACAGGCAGAGCCAAAGTCAGGCATTCTTTTGTGTAGTTTTTGTTTAAAAAATTCATAATATTTTAAGATTCATATAGTTTATTATTCATATAGTCCAAAAAAAAATTTGCAGTAGTTGTACTGCAAATTTTTATAATATTGTAATAATAGTTGTATTATTTCCTTACAAAACTTGCAACGTCACTTTCAGAAACAGTATTTCCACCAAGAATAATCAATCTTTCCACAACATTTCTTAACTCCCTGATATTTCCAGTCCATGAAAGTGCTTTTAAAGCATCAATAGCTTTATCATCAAACTTTTTCATAGCAGTACCATGCTCATCAGCAATCATACCTGAGAAATGTTCAACCAATAATTTGATATCATCTTTTCTGTCATCCAATGGCGGAACGTAGATTTCAATTACAGAAAGTCTGTGGTAAAGGTCTTCTCTGAATTTACCTTCCTCAATCTCTTTCTGCATATTTTTGTTGGTTGCTGCAATTACTCTTACATCAACTTTTATTTCTTTATCACTTCCTACAGGAGATACTTTGCTTTCCTGAAGAGCTCTCAATACTTTGGCCTGAGCGATAAGGCTCATATCTCCAATCTCGTCAAGGAAGATTGTTCCTCCGTTAGCTTGCTCAAATTTTCCCTGCTTATCTTTAATAGCACCTGTGAAAGAACCCTTTACGTGTCCGAAAAGCTCAGATTCAATAAGCTCAGAAGGAATTGCGGCACAGTTTACTTCTATCATAGGCCCTCTTGCGCGCTCACTTTGGTTGTGAATAGCATGAGCTACCAATTCTTTTCCGGCACCGTTTGGTCCTGTGATTAGAACTCTTGCGTCAGAAACAGCTACCTTTTCGATCATATCCTGAATCTTCTGCAGGGCAGGAGAAGTTCCGATCATCTGGTATTTTTTATTTACTTTTCTCTTTAACGTTTTATTTTCAGTCTGAAGATTTTTGTTTTCTTTCTTCAGAGTTTCTTTAATCAAAGCATTTTTTACGCTGGTAATAAGCCTGTTGATGTCAATCGGCTTGGAAATAAAGTCGTATGCACCCTCTTTTAGACAGGAAACAGCAGAATCAATGTCTGCGTGACCTGAAATCATGATAAAGGTAGTTTCAGGTTTTAATACGAGACTCTGCTTTAAAAGCTCGGTTCCTGAAAGTTTAGGCATTTTGATATCAGAAATCACCAATGCGAAATCTTCTTTTTCTACCTGTTTGTAACCTTCAAGGCCGTCTTCGGCGATAACAAATTCATAATCTGTGAGTTCGTCAGAAAGAATACTGTGAAGTACTCCTGAGATTGCTTTTTCGTCTTCTACTATAAGGATTTTTTGCATAGTCGCAAATTTAGATTTTTTGTTTCAATTATTAGCAAAAACTATACCTAAAATTCTATTGGGAATAGTCTCTTCTTCCGAAAATTGCAGATCCAACCCTCACAGAGTTAGCACCACATTCAATCGCAACAGGGAAATCGTCACTCATTCCCATCGATAAGGTTTTTAAAGGTTTTAGTTGATTTAATTCATCAAAAATGGCCTTTAAAGTTAAAAATTCTTTTCTGATCTGGGGCTCATTATCTGTAAAAGTAGCCATTCCCATTAAACCGGTAATTTCAATATGAGGGAAATTCCCATCAATATATTGTTGGAAAATAGCTTTCGCTTCTGAAATTTCAAGTCCGAATTTACTTTCTTCTGCGGCAATTTTTACCTGAAGCAACACTTTAATGGATCTGTTGTTTTTACCTGCTTCTTTATTGATTTCAGTCAATAGTTTTTCTGAATCTACACTTTGGATGGTATCTATGAATGGAGCAATATACTTTACTTTGTTTGTCTGCAGGTGTCCAATCAGATGCCATTGAATATCCTGAGGCAGGAGAGGAGCCTTTTCCATCAGTTCCTGAACCTTATTTTCTCCAAAGACTCTTTGTCCAAGATCATAAACCTCCTGAATAGCAGAAACCGGATGCGTTTTTGAAACGGCAACCAGTTGTGTACCGGAAGTGAGCTGATCCTGTATCGCTTTATAATTTTCTTTAATACTCATAAATGCAAATTTCTGAAATTTAGGCTAAGGTTCAAAGTTTAAACTTATAGAAAAAACAGATTTTTTCAATCCTTAAACTAGTTCAGCACCTCATTAATTTTGGGATACTGAGAGATTTTTCTGAAAACAAACTTGTTGCTTTTTTGCAGTTTTTCAATAAACAGATCCAATTCGTTGATGGAATCAGTATCTCTAAGATATTGGTCGTGAGTAAGGAAAACCAGGTGTCTTGAAGTTTTTTCAAGGTCGTTAAGGAAGATACTGTCTACTTTTTTAAGCATGGCTTCATGACTTCCTTTTAAGGTCATCTTATGGGTGGGTCTCCATTCAAGATCCCAACCGATCACTTTATAACCTGCTCTTTTAAGACCATCTGCTGCGGCAGTAGAACTTTTGATATCAGTTACATTAATATTGTTAAGTCTCCAGATATTTCTTCCGGGAGTTCTTGCTATTTTGTCGTGAAGCTTCAGGCTGTCTTTGGCAATATCAAAATCACGTACCACTGCATCAGCACTTTTATAAAAGGCAGAGTACTTGTTATGAGCGTGGGTGAAGCTATGGTTAGCCAATTCAATAAGAGGACTTTCCTTTAAAAGCTTAAAATCATTTTTTTGTTTTGTACTTCCATAGGCATGTCTTCCTACTAAAAAAGCGGTGGCACATACATTTCTTTTGTCAAGAATCTTGAGAAGATTTTCTGTTCCCTGATTAGGGCCATCATCAAAGGTAAGGTAGATCACTCTTTTATCCGGATCTACACTCTCATCGTCCATTTTAGGGGCAGTTTCTGCGGCAGGATGTTCCTGTGAACTGGTGATTTCGTTCACATCATTTTTAAAATTACAGCTGTGTAATACTACTGAAGTTGCACTCATCAATGCAAACATCCCGAGAAAAGCCTTATTTGTTGACTTTCCCGCAAAAATTTTTCTCATAAAGATAATTGGATTTTAAATTGTTAAAAATCGTTAAAAATAACTATTGAATGTTAACAAATTATATGCCATGCTTCTCTGTGTTTTCTGTTTTTAAGTTTATTTTAAGAACTTTATTTTAAAGCCTTTTTTTATTAAAGTACTGATTGTTAAGTTATGGTTTTGTTTTCTGTAAACCTTAACATTTATAAATGGTAAAACGATAGTCTTTCTCTATTTTTATTGAAGTAACGATATTCTTCAATTGGTGGGGAATTAATTTTTAATTAATAAAATTTTAATATATACTGATTATTACTTTAGTCTGAAAACAGCTTTTCCGAAAAGTTTTGATATCTAAAAATAAAAAGCCTTTTCATATCCTGAAATGAAAAGGCTTTTATGAATGTCTTAAAATATTACTTGATCTCCAGATCCACTGAGTTTAATCTCAATGAATTCAGAATTACGGATAATGAACTTACACTCATTGCTGCCGCTGCAATCATTGGTGATAGCAGAATTCCAAAGAATGGATACAATAATCCTGCAGCAACCGGAATCCCTAAAACATTGTATATAAAAGCAAAGAATAAGTTTTCTTTGATGTTTTTAAGAAGCTTCTCGCTTAATAATTTTGCTTTGGCTACTCCCAAAATATCTCCTTTTAATAAGGTGATTTCAGCGCTTTCAATGGCAACATCGGTACCGGTTCCCATTGCGATTCCTATATCGGATTGGGCAAGGGCAGGAGAGTCATTAATTCCGTCTCCGGTCATGGCTACAATTTTGCCTTGCTGCTGTAATTTTTTTACTTCGTTCAGTTTGTCTTCAGGAAGACAGTTGGCTTTAAAATGTTTAATTCCTAGTTCTTCAGCAACAGCTTTTGCAGTGTGTTCGTTGTCTCCGGTCATCATAATGACGTCAACACCTTCACTCATTAATCGCTCTACGGCTTTTTGGGAACTTGCTTTAATTTTATCCGTAAAGCTGATAAATCCTAACACGTTCTGATCCTGTGCCACATAAGAGATCGTGTGAGCCTTTGATTGTACTTCTATTGCTTTCTGTTTTAATGCGTTGGGAATCTGGATCTGATGAGAAGTTAATAAGCTCTCATTTCCAAGATAAGCTATTTTCCCATTGATGTTTCCTTTTACTCCTTTTCCTGAAACGTTTTCAAACTGATCCACCTTTTCAGCGGATATATTTTCATTCTTTGCTCTTTTAATAACAGCATTGGAAAGCGGATGCTCAGAGTTTTGATTCAGTGAAAAGGCAAGTTTCAAAATCTGGTTTCTATCTTCATTGTTTACTGTTTCAATATATTCTACAGAAGGCTTTCCTTCCGTTAAAGTTCCTGTTTTATCGGTAATCAAAACGTTTACCTTATTCATTTGTTCCAAGGCTTCTGCATTTTTAATCAGAATCCCGTTTTTAGCTCCTTTTCCAATCCCTACCATTAAGGACATTGGAGTTGCCAGACCTAAAGCACAAGGGCAGGCTACAATTAAAACGGCTACAGCATTCACGAAAGCAAATAAACTTCTTTTTCCTTCCGGGCCAAAGAACTGCCACGAGACAAAAGTAAGAGCCGCAATAAGGATGACAACAGGAACAAATACTTTTGATACCTTATCTGTCAGTTTTTGAATAGGAGCTCTGCTTCGGCTGGCTTCATTTACCATTTTAATGATCTGTGAAAGCAAGGTTTCATCACCTACTTTTTCAGCTTTCATGATGAAGACCTGATTTCCGTTAATCGTTCCTGAAGAGACTTTATCATCAACCGTTTTTTCAACAGGAATAGGTTCTCCGGTAATCATACTTTCATCTACAATGGAGCTTCCTTCTATAATTTTCCCGTCAACCGGAATTTTTTCACCCGGTTTTACTTTTAATAAATCCCCGATTTTCACCTGAGAAAGCAATACTTTTTTTTCTTCACCATTCACCATAAGATTGGCTTCATCCGGAGAAAGATTCATCAGTTCTTTGATGGCATTTCCTGTTTTTTTATGCGCAGCAGCTTCCATTAATTGTCCCAGAATAACAAGGGTCAGAATAACACAGACTGCCTCAAAGTATAATGGGATTTCATGATTATGCCCACGGATTTCATGAGGAATGATATCTGGGAAAGCTATGGCTGTAATACTGAAAATAAAGGCAGCGGCTACCCCAAGAGCAATTAAACTGAACATATTAAGGTTCCATGTTTTAAATGAAACCCAGCCTCTTTTTAACAGAAACCATCCGGAATAAAACATAACCGGAAGTGTTAATGCAAGTTCAATAAACCCTTGAATCTGGTGTGAGAACGGAAAATTGATAAACATTCCACCCATGGAGAGTATAAAAACCGGAACAGTAAATGCCAGTGAAATCAGGAATTTTCTTTTCAGGATGTTGTAGGTTTCATCTTCATCATCATCTCCACTGTCGGGCATTCTTACCAGATCCATTCCGCAGATGGGGCAGCTTCCCGGCTCATCACTGATGATTTCAGGGTGCATCGGACAAGTGTACTTTGC
Proteins encoded in this region:
- a CDS encoding polysaccharide deacetylase family protein, producing MRKIFAGKSTNKAFLGMFALMSATSVVLHSCNFKNDVNEITSSQEHPAAETAPKMDDESVDPDKRVIYLTFDDGPNQGTENLLKILDKRNVCATAFLVGRHAYGSTKQKNDFKLLKESPLIELANHSFTHAHNKYSAFYKSADAVVRDFDIAKDSLKLHDKIARTPGRNIWRLNNINVTDIKSSTAAADGLKRAGYKVIGWDLEWRPTHKMTLKGSHEAMLKKVDSIFLNDLEKTSRHLVFLTHDQYLRDTDSINELDLFIEKLQKSNKFVFRKISQYPKINEVLN
- a CDS encoding YggS family pyridoxal phosphate-dependent enzyme, with product MSIKENYKAIQDQLTSGTQLVAVSKTHPVSAIQEVYDLGQRVFGENKVQELMEKAPLLPQDIQWHLIGHLQTNKVKYIAPFIDTIQSVDSEKLLTEINKEAGKNNRSIKVLLQVKIAAEESKFGLEISEAKAIFQQYIDGNFPHIEITGLMGMATFTDNEPQIRKEFLTLKAIFDELNQLKPLKTLSMGMSDDFPVAIECGANSVRVGSAIFGRRDYSQ
- a CDS encoding GNAT family N-acetyltransferase, whose translation is MGNIQFRNAELADLNKIVAIYNSTIASRMVTADVEEVSVESKIQWFNEHNSETRPLWIVEDLDGQIVGWVSFSSFHERSAYSGTVEVSIYLDESCRGKGYGKTILQYCIDNAGKFGINNLVALIFLHNEPSLKLFRHFGFEDWGTLPDVAVLDGIERSLKILGRRIQ
- a CDS encoding heavy metal translocating P-type ATPase, with translation MEQQYNILGMTCSGCQKKISNQLNSIEGVTADVNLENNTATITSDHAVALSVLNDSLAEIGKYRLEDPNNPAKAFVKPLDRVSPSSVYYCPMECEGDKVYFKQGERCPDCNMYLVPIEEKLAKDPNHKPTYSATNLPENFKNSVGKYYCPMFCEGDKVYDEKGDCPVCHMHLEEISEDMAQKVVSHHSHSHSHAHNHSHHHEAPKVTDEMAGKYYCPMYCEGDKTYDSNVGCPVCGMDLVKYPEKKTAKYTCPMHPEIISDEPGSCPICGMDLVRMPDSGDDDEDETYNILKRKFLISLAFTVPVFILSMGGMFINFPFSHQIQGFIELALTLPVMFYSGWFLLKRGWVSFKTWNLNMFSLIALGVAAAFIFSITAIAFPDIIPHEIRGHNHEIPLYFEAVCVILTLVILGQLMEAAAHKKTGNAIKELMNLSPDEANLMVNGEEKKVLLSQVKIGDLLKVKPGEKIPVDGKIIEGSSIVDESMITGEPIPVEKTVDDKVSSGTINGNQVFIMKAEKVGDETLLSQIIKMVNEASRSRAPIQKLTDKVSKVFVPVVILIAALTFVSWQFFGPEGKRSLFAFVNAVAVLIVACPCALGLATPMSLMVGIGKGAKNGILIKNAEALEQMNKVNVLITDKTGTLTEGKPSVEYIETVNNEDRNQILKLAFSLNQNSEHPLSNAVIKRAKNENISAEKVDQFENVSGKGVKGNINGKIAYLGNESLLTSHQIQIPNALKQKAIEVQSKAHTISYVAQDQNVLGFISFTDKIKASSQKAVERLMSEGVDVIMMTGDNEHTAKAVAEELGIKHFKANCLPEDKLNEVKKLQQQGKIVAMTGDGINDSPALAQSDIGIAMGTGTDVAIESAEITLLKGDILGVAKAKLLSEKLLKNIKENLFFAFIYNVLGIPVAAGLLYPFFGILLSPMIAAAAMSVSSLSVILNSLRLNSVDLEIK
- a CDS encoding MATE family efflux transporter → MNFLNKNYTKECLTLALPVMLTQVGQVSVNLFDNIIVGKLLGADALASVSLGNAVFFSIFVLALGFSFAIPPLVSEAHSKEDHATINSVFSHGFIINMAVGMILMLVLFAVMPLLYHSGQPEKIIPDTIGFLSIMVVSMIPIMAFQTLREVSEGLSYTIGVTKATIIANIINIALNYVFIKGLWGIPPMGVQGSALATLISRIFMVVFLYFVLLKEKRTRRYIKDFSLKVQDFSKAMFDKMVRLGLPTALQMFFEVTAFAGAAFICGLISAHDIASHQIALSMASFTFNLCVGFSVASTVMIGRKLGEQNFVELRKVGINNLKIAFIFMCICGLFFILGRNILPTFFTKKEEVEVITLASKLMIIAALFQLSDGIQVTALGMLRGLQDVKIPSIYTFIAYWVITIPLGYFFCVTLEMGAFGMWIALGLGLTVSAVFLVKRFLNMSAKRIKQNA
- a CDS encoding sigma-54-dependent transcriptional regulator: MQKILIVEDEKAISGVLHSILSDELTDYEFVIAEDGLEGYKQVEKEDFALVISDIKMPKLSGTELLKQSLVLKPETTFIMISGHADIDSAVSCLKEGAYDFISKPIDINRLITSVKNALIKETLKKENKNLQTENKTLKRKVNKKYQMIGTSPALQKIQDMIEKVAVSDARVLITGPNGAGKELVAHAIHNQSERARGPMIEVNCAAIPSELIESELFGHVKGSFTGAIKDKQGKFEQANGGTIFLDEIGDMSLIAQAKVLRALQESKVSPVGSDKEIKVDVRVIAATNKNMQKEIEEGKFREDLYHRLSVIEIYVPPLDDRKDDIKLLVEHFSGMIADEHGTAMKKFDDKAIDALKALSWTGNIRELRNVVERLIILGGNTVSESDVASFVRK